The following proteins are encoded in a genomic region of Sander lucioperca isolate FBNREF2018 chromosome 23, SLUC_FBN_1.2, whole genome shotgun sequence:
- the LOC116057842 gene encoding apoptosis regulator Bcl-2-like: MESRRAHNSSQFPRGMEGAMAAAAIYSSRDIVEDFLRYKLLSAGVDWRDRGSGQRRRNAAASTSSRRSEGGMTSRRGVTPDDSQQDPCLAPPPLQVVLRCAGDELLRRYRGDLSTQVSVLLLCDGSEAARRRSLAAVSEELFRDGVNWGRIVAMMELGGALCTRAVRTGGAWQLDDIAGWMEESLDSMPLQGWIHANGGWDAFVELYGELRPPVSFWSLRTVIGLAVLGAAGITLGALFTHT, from the exons ATGGAAAGCCGTCGGGCTCATAATTCGTCACAATTCCCACGGGGTATGGAAGGTGCGATGGCCGCCGCTGCTATCTATAGTAGCCGGGACATCGTGGAGGATTTCCTCCGCTACAAGCTGCTCAGCGCCGGCGTGGACTGGCGGGACCGTGGCAGCGGTCAGCGCAGACGCAACGCAGCTGCATCTACGTCATCAAGGAGATCTGAGGGAGGGATGACATCACGCAGGGGAGTCACTCCGGATGACTCTCAGCAAG ATCCCTGCCTGGCTCCGCCCCCGCTGCAGGTCGTGCTCAGGTGTGCAGGTGACGAGCTGCTGCGCCGTTACCGCGGCGACCTGTCGACCCAGGTgtcagtgctgctgctgtgcGATGGCAGCGAGGCGGCACGGCGGCGGAGCCTGGCGGCCGTCAGCGAGGAACTGTTCAGGGACGGGGTGAACTGGGGACGTATCGTGGCCATGATGGAGCTGGGCGGAGCTCTGTGCACAAGGGCGGTGAGGACGGGCGGCGCCTGGCAGCTGGATGACATCGCCGGCTGGATGGAGGAGAGTCTGGACTCGATGCCGCTGCAAGGATGGATCCATGCCAACGGAGGATGG GATGCGTTTGTGGAGTTGTACGGTGAGCTCAGACCTCCAGTCAGCTTCTGGTCTCTGAGGACAGTGATTGGACTGGCTGTACTGGGAGCAGCTGGGATCACACTGGGAGCCCTGTTCACACACACCTGA